From the Ascochyta rabiei chromosome 14, complete sequence genome, one window contains:
- a CDS encoding 60S ribosomal protein L38: protein MPIAHLAQHRPMKARAANKRDHNDLGGIRRSVLRSFQRLFDEHLHDSTTPPAANMPSEVSDIKQFIEICRRKDAQSARVKKNKKVNNIKFKVRCSRNVYTLVLKDTDKAEKLKQSLPPGLTISDVGKKNPKGRHAAA from the exons ATGCCAATTGCACATCTAGCGCAACACCGCCCCATGAAAGCCCGTGCGGCAAATAAGCGAGACCACAACGATTTGGGTGGCATACGGCGGTCCGTCTTGAGGTCTTTCCAGCGACTCTTCGACGAACATCTCCACGACTCGACCACCCCACCAGCCGCCAACATGCCTTCCGAAGTCTCCGACATCAAGCAGTTCATCGAGATCTGCCGCCGCAAGGATGCCCAGT CCGCGCGCGtgaagaagaacaagaaggtCAACAACATCAAGTTCAAGGTCCGCTGCTCGAGGAACGTCTACACCCTCGTCCTCAAGGACACCGACAAGGCCGAGAAGCTCAAGCAGTCGCTTCCCCCGG GTCTCACCATCTCCGACGTCGGCAAGAAGAACCCCAAGGGCAGGCACGCTGCCGCGTAA
- a CDS encoding 18S rRNA (guanine(1575)-N(7))-methyltransferase, producing MSRPEDILPPDLHYNDTESRKYTTSSRIQRIQADMTHRALDLIGLTQPSMILDVGCGSCLSGEILSQTTEEGTPAGPHVWVGFDISASMLGVALEKEVEGDLLLADAGQGVPFRPGTFDAAISISAIQWLCQAETSEDSPAGRLSRFFNQLYASLRRGGRACCQFYPKNDEQKKMVSQAAIKAGFGAGLLEDDPGTKSAKTYLVLTVGGGELDGDITGVVRGMEGVDVMETRRRAGTMKRGVDKKGSKGWILKKKEQQERQGKVVKASSKYTGRKRRIQF from the exons ATGTCGCGCCCCGAGGATATATT ACCCCCCGACCTGCACTACAATGACACCGAATCGCGCAAATACACGACCTCCTCGCGAATCCAGCGCATTCAGGCCGACATGACGCACCGCGCGCTCGATTTGATTGGCCTCACACAGCCCTCCATGATCCTCGACGTGGGCTGTGGTTCCTGCCTGTCTGGCGAGATCCTGTCGCAAACGACCGAGGAAGGCACACCCGCGGGGCCGCACGTATGGGTGGGGTTCGACATCAGCGCCTCGATGCTGGGGGTTGCGCTTGAGAAGGAGGTCGAAGGGGATCTGTTGCTCGCAGACGCAGGGCAGGGCGTGCCATTTCGCCCAGGTACATTCGATGCGGCAATCAGCATCAGTGCCATCCAATGGCTGTGTCAAGCCGAGACGAGCGAGGACAGTCCCGCTGGGAGGTTGAGCAGGTTCTTCAATCAGCTGTACGCTAGTTTGAGGAGGGGTGGACGAGCGTGCTGCCAATTTTATCCCAAGAACGAcgagcagaagaagatggTGTCCCAGGCGGCCATCAAGGCTGGATTTGGCGCCGGTCTGCTTGAGGACGATCCAGGGACAAAAAGTGCGAAGACCTACTTGGTGCTTACAGTGGGAGGCGGCGAGCTGGACGGCGACATTACGGGCGTCGTGCGCGGCATGGAGGGTGTGGATGTCATGGAGACACGACGAAGGGCCGGCACAATGAAGAGAGGCGTAGACAAGAAGGGCAGCAAGGGCTGGATtctgaagaagaaggagcAGCAGGAACGACAGGGCAAGGTCGTCAAGGCATCGTCCAAGTACACCGgcaggaagaggaggatccaGTTCTAG
- a CDS encoding Isocitrate dehydrogenase (NAD(+)), with product MLSRTSQRTAQTLLRGAQRAAGPSMAARSFATVGQDIFKPTKFGGKYTVTLIPGDGIGAEVSESVKEIFKADNVPIEWEQVDVSGVDSGNVHSEELLRESIASLKRNKLGLKGILHTPVERSGHRSFNVALRQELDIYASIVLLKNIPGYETRHKDIDFCIIRENTEGEYSGLEHQSVNGVVESLKIITREKSERIAKFAFAFALANNRKKVTCIHKANIMKLADGLFRNTVKRVGEDYPTLETNDMIVDNASMQCVSRPQQFDVMVMPNLYGGILSNIGAGLVGGPGIVPGCNMGRNVALFEPGCRHVGLDIKGKDQANPTALILSAAMMLRHIGLDDHANRISQSVYKVIADGQVRTRDMGGNSTTNEFTRAILGQMEKA from the exons ATGTTGTCCAGGACCTCCCAACGCACTGCGCAG ACACTCCTGCGGGGCGCCCAGCGCGCAGCCGGCCCTTCGATGGCTGCTCGAT CCTTCGCTACCGTCGGCCAGGACATCTTCAAGCCCACCAAGTTCGGCGGCAAGTACACCGTCACCCTGATCCCCGGTGACGGTATCGGTGCTGAGGTCTCCGAGTCGGTCAAGGAGATCTTCAAGGCGGACAACGTGCCCATTGAGTGGGAGCAGGTCGATGTCTCTGGTGTCGACTCGGGCAACGTCCACTCCGAGGAGCTCCTCCGCGAGTCCATCGCCTCGCTGAAGCGCAACAAGCTCGGTCTCAAGGGTATCCTCCACACCCCCGTCGAGCGCTCCGGCCACCGCTCCTTCAACGTTGCCCTGCGCCAGGAGCTCGACATCTACGCCTCGATCGTCCTCCTCAAGAACATCCCCGGCTACGAGACCCGCCACAAGGACATCGACTTCTGCATCATCCGCGAGAACACCGAGGGCGAGTACTCTGGTCTGGAGCACCAGTCGGTCAACGGCGTCGTCGAGTCGCTCAAGATCATCACCCGCGAGAAGTCTGAGCGCATTGCCAAGTTCGCTTTCGCCTTTGCGCTCGCCAACAACCGCAAGAAGGTCACCTGCATCCACAAGGCAAACATCATGAAGCTGGCCGACGGTCTCTTCCGCAACACCGTCAAGAGGGTCGGCGAGGACTACCCTACCCTTGAGACCAACGACATGATTGTCGACAACGCCTCCATGCAGTGCGTTTCGCGTCCCCAGCAGTTTGACGTCATGGTCATGCCCAACTTGTACGGAGGTATCCTGTCCAACATCGGTGCTGGTCTCGTTGGCGGCCCCGGTATTGTTCCTGGATGCAACATGGGTCGCAACGTCGCCCTTTTCGAGCCTGGATGCCGTCACGTCGGTCTCGACATCAAGGGCAAGGACCAGGCCAACCCCACCGCCCTGATCCTGTCCGCCGCCATGATGCTGCGCCACATCGGTCTTGACGACCACGCCAACCGCATCTCGCAGTCGGTCTACAAGGTCATTGCTGACGG CCAAGTCCGCACCCGCGACATGGGCGGCAACTCGACCACCAACGAGTTCACCCGCGCCATCCTCGGCCAGATGGAGAAGGCATAG
- a CDS encoding erv26 super protein — protein sequence MWILPALGYIGVILGFAFLTLAIASGLYYLSELVEEHTVFAKKLLSRLIYGVIGIQILLLLIDGFPIGLSALSVVSHVIYAQNLRRFPIVKLTDPLFLLSCALVIANHYLWFRHFSGPSPSSSQYSSYPYDRPDIPSFTEIASYFGLCVWLVPFALFVSLSAGENVLPSMGSEYATGEGSSYITSGTAPSSGSAFGAGGAGAPGKRRARSGTNQGMAKQVVSGVKDWVGETGEVMGLWKGERTRPTF from the exons ATGTGGATATTACCAGCCCTCGGGTATATTGGCGTCATTCTAGGCTTTGCCTTCCTGACCCTAGCTATAG CATCTGGACTGTACTACCTCTCCGAGCTCGTGGAAGAGCACACTGTGTTCGCGAAGAAGCTGCTCAGCCGCTTGATATACGGCGTCATTGGCATTCAAATCCTCCTTCTCCTGATCGACGGCTTCCCAATCGGTCTCAGCGCGCTCAGCGTCGTCAGCCATGTCATCTACGCGCAGAACCTTCGACGGTTCCCAATCGTCAAGCTTACGGATCCGCTGTTTCTCCTCTCTTGTG CCCTTGTAATAGCCAACCACTACCTCTGGTTCCGCCACTTCAGCGGGCCCTCCCCCTCCTCCTCTCAGTACTCCTCCTACCCCTACGACCGCCCCGACATCCCCTCATTCACCGAAATCGCCTCCTACTTTGGCCTGTGCGTGTGGCTCGTGCCCTTCGCGCTCTTTGTCTCGCTGTCTGCAGGCGAGAACGTGTTGCCGAGTATGGGCTCCGAGTACGCCACAGGAGAAGGAAGCAGCTACATCACTTCTGGAACTGCGCCTAGCAGCGGAAGCGCATTCGGTGCTGGCGGTGCAGGCGCGCCGGGGAAGAGGAGAGCACGGAGCGGGACGAATCAGGGCATGGCGAAGCAGGTTGTTTCGGGCGTGAAGGATTGGGTGGGCGAGACGGGGGAGGTTATGGGGCTTTGGAAGGGAGAGCGGACCAGGCCGACGTTCTAA